The DNA region CGGTGACAACACCAAAGCCGCGCTGATCACCCGCGGATTAGTGGAGATGACGCGCGTCGGCACGTATCTCGGCGCGGATCCGATTACTTTTGCGGGGCTTTCGGGCATGGGCGATCTCGTGGTCACCTGCATGAGCAAGAAGAGCCGCAATCGTTCCGTCGGCGAGGCCATTGGCCGCGGGCAAAAATTGCAGGATATTCTTGCATCGATGAACATGGTCGCCGAGGGCGTGCGCACGACGCAGGCAACACACGCCTTCGCGCAAAAACACAAAATCGAATTGCCGATCACACGCGCCGTTTTCGAGGTTTTGTTTGAAGACAAAAATCCCGCGCAAGCCGTGAGTGATTTGATGACGCGCGAGGCAAAGATGGAGAAGTTTGGATAGGTTAAAACAATTTCACCGGAACGACGTTGAGAGCGAGGTATTGACATGAAATATACGATTGTTTTACGCCAGTCAGAGGAAGGGTATCGCGTTTCTTGCCCGGCATTGCCCGGTTGTTGGTCGCAAGGGGCGACTGAAGAGGAAGCGATCAATAACATTCGAGATGCAATTCAGGAATATCTCGCTGCCATCACCGATTCCGTAAAATAATTTGCTCGTGGAGACGAAAATGGAGTTTATTCATCACCGGAGTAACGCATGATTCCCGCTCACATCAATCGCGATAAAATTTACATTGCAAATATCGGCGAACATGCCGGCAAGGAAGTGAAGCTTCACGGCTGGCTGTATAATTCACGGCACAAAGGCAAGCTGTGGTTTTTGCTGCTGCGTGACGGCACCGGTGTCATTCAATGTGTCGTTTCGCTGCAAGATGTTGGCGAAGAAATCTTCAGCCGCTGCGAAAAGCTGTCGCAAGAATCATCATTCGTCGTCACCGGCACGGTGCGCGAAGACAAGCGCGCGCCCGGCGGCTATGAACTGCTGACCAAAAATATCGAAATCGTGCATATCGCGCAGGATTATCCCATCACGCCGAAAGAGCACGGCGATACGTTTTTGATGGATCATCGCCATCTCTGGTTGCGTTCTTCGCGGCAACATGCGATTTTGCGCGTGCGGCACACCATCATCAAAGCCATTCGCGATTTTTTTGACGGCCAGGGTTTTACCCTGCTCGACGCGCCCATTTTCACGCCTGCCGCTTGCGAAGGCACGACGACGCTGTTCGAAACCGACTATTTCGGCGAGAAAGCCTATCTCACGCAAAGCGGCCAGCTTTACATGGAGCCCGGTTGCATGGCGTTCGGCAAGGTGTATTGCTTCGGCCCGACCTTTCGCGCGGAGAAATCCAAAACGCGGCGGCATCTCACGGAGTTTTGGATGGTCGAGCCGGAAGTGGCTTACATGGATCTCGAAGGCGATATGCAGCTTGCCGAGCATTTCGTCGAGTTCATCGTGCAACGCGTGCTGGAAACGCGGCGCGAAGAATTGAAGGTGCTGGAACGCGACACCAGCAAGCTTGAAAACGTTGTGCGCCCGTTTCCGCGCTTGAGTTATGATGAAGCTGCAAAAATGTTGACGACTCCCGAAGCGATTGCCTACGCCAAAGAACGTGAAGCCCCGCCGTTTCAACCAGGCAGCGATCTGGGCGGCGCCGATGAGTCTTTTTTGACGGAGAAATTCGACAAGCCGATCATGGTGCATCGCTATCCGGCAGCCGTCAAAGCTTTTTATATGAAGAACGACCCGGAACAACCCGACAAAGCATTGGCTGTTGATGTGCTTGCCCCGGAGGGTTACGGCGAAATCATCGGCGGCGGCCAGCGCGAAGATGATCTTGACACCCTCGAAGCTAAAATCAAAGCGCATGACTTGCCGCTCGAGGCGTTTCGCTGGTATCTCGATGTGCGGCGTTACGGCTCAGTGCCGCATGCCGGCTTCGGGCTGGGCGTCGAGCGCACCGTGTCGTGGATTTGCGGCTTGCATCACGTGCGCGAGACCATCCCGTTTGCGCGGTTGATGCACCGGCTGTATCCGTGAATGCCAGGATTCACGGCCCCTTGGCCAAAAGCAAAATTTGGCAGATGTGGTTGTGAATTTGTAAAGGTGACTGGTATGGAAAATAATGTAGAAAAGATGAAACGGTGAGCTTGGCATTCAAGCAAACAGGATCATTATGAAAAAATGCGTCCATCTGTACATACGCGGCATGGTGCAAGGGGTAGGCTTTCGTTATTACGTCAATAAATGCGCCCGGCGGCATTATCTCAAAGGCTGGGTAAAGAATCTCGCTGACGGCCAGGTGGAAGTCATGGCTGAAGGTGACGAACTTGAGCTGCAGGAATTTGTGAGCGACATGAAAAAAGGCTCGCGTTTTTCCACGGTTGAAGAAGTTCAGGTGGAATGGCTGCCCGCAACCAATCAATTCAAACATTTTGATATTGTCGATTGAACGAATCTCAACGGGAGTGAGCATGAACGCTTTGGAACGTTACATCCGCACGGTGCAAGATTTTCCCAAGCCGGGCATCGGGTTTAAAGATATCACCACCTTGCTGAAAGAGCCTGAACCATTCAAAATGGTTATCGATGAGTTTGTTGCTCGCTTCGGGAAACAAGGCGTTCAAAAGGTTGTGGGCATCGAAGCGCGCGGGTTTATCTTTGGCGCGCCGCTGGCGCTTCATCTCAACGCCGGCTTTGTGCCGGCGCGCAAACCCAAGAAATTGCCGGCGCAAACGTTGCGCGCGGAATATCAACTTGAATATGGCACAGACGCGCTTGAACTGCATGTCGATGCCATTAATAAAGGAGAGAAGGTCGTTGTCATCGATGATTTGCTTGCCACGGGCGGCACGGCAGCGGCTGCGGCGCAATTGGTTGAGCAGCTCGGCGGACAAATTGCAGGCCTCGGTTTTTTGATCGAGCTGGATTTTCTCAACGGCCGGCGCAAGCTCGAAAAGTATGCTGTACACTCTTTGATACATGTGGCCTCGGAGTAGCGTGGTTCTGCGCCAAGCTGCCATATCGCGGGAAAATGCCTTGCATCCGCAAGGGAAAGTTGCTAAATTTGCCGTTGCTTTTGCAGAATGCCGCCCCTATAGCTCAGTAATGGATAGAGCAGAGGTTTCCTAAACCTTGTGTCGCAGGTTCGAATCCTGCTAGGGGCACTCTGATTTAGTCTGGCATGAAGAACGGCGTCATTCATTAATCCTGAAGCAAACCAACCTCTCAAGGATCAAAAAGCGATGTTAAAACCTCAAAAGAAATTGAACAAACGGGAATTAAAGCAAGACAAGCTTGTGATCGCGTGGTTCAAGGCCACCGATTATCTCACTCATCACGTCAGTGAAATTCTGATCGGGCTGGGCGCGCTTGCCGCTCTGATAGCGATTATTGTTTGGTATAACTACGACACCCAGCAGAGGGAACAAGAGGCTTCAGTATTGCTGGCGCACGGCAAAAGCGCTTACGAGTCTCAACTCTACAGCGCCGCGATAGATTCGCTCGTAAAACTCGTGAACAACTACGGTGGAACGCCGAGCGCGGCGACCGGCACGATTTATCTCGCGAATGCATTCATGCAAAAGAAGGAATTCGAGTTTGCCGAGAAATATTTCAAGGCTTATCTGGATGATTACGGCAGCGACCCCATTTTGAGCGCCGCGGCGGCAGCCGGCATTGCCGCCACGTTTGATGAACGCGGCAATTATGCCGAGGCCGCGAAGCTTTACGAAAAGACGGCGAAAGATTATCATAACAGTTATCGCGTTCCCGAGTTGTTGATGCATGCGGCGCGTTGTTACCAGCTTGCCAACCAGGCGGAGGCCGCTCACCGGGTATTGGCGCAGTTGCTGGAAAAACACCCGAAATCGAAGTTTGAGGAAGACGCGAAAATGCTGCAGGCTGAGTTGCGCTCCTGAGCTGAGTCAAAGCCCTGCCCAGAAAAAGCGCTTGCTATTGGGACAAGTGATCACTATATTTGATGCGATTTCGAAGTGGGTTCAAAAGACCCACTTTTTTGTTGTTGGGGGTAGTTGAATCGAATTCAGGGCATCGTTCATGGAGCATTTGCGTGAGCGCTTGCTGCCGATCATTACACCGATTGTGACACAGCAGTTCGGCGTTGATCTGATCGAGGTTGAGCTGAAGGGCAGCAAGGCGAATATGGTCGTCCGCATCATCGTGGATGCTGACGGCGGCGTCAAACTTGAAACGTGCGCGGCTGTGAACCGCGCAATTGGCGATGCGCTAGACACCACAGATGTCATGCCCGGCCGGTATCGCTTGGAAGTCTCATCGCCTGGCATTGACCGCCCGTTGCGAACGCCGCGGGATTTTCAACGAAATCTGGGGCGGGCCGTCCACCTGCGGTATCACGATAAAGATGAAACCAAAGAAACAGAAGGTGTGATCGAGCGAGTGAGCGACGCGGGCGTGTCGCTGGAAACAACCCCGGGTACACTCACGATTCCCTTCCCGGCAATCGACTATGGCAAAGTGATCATTAAGTGGTAATCAATTAGGATGGTAGCACCATGAAAAGCGAAATTGCGGAAGCCTTCTCGCAATTGATCAAAGAGAAGAATATCGACAAGGAACAGTTGACGGAGATCGTGCATTCCACCGTGATGGGAATGATTAAGAAGAAATACGGCACGACCGACAATTTCGACGTCTACGTCAGCTTGGATAAAGGCGAGATCGAGGTTCATCAAACCAAAGTCATCGTCGAAAACGTTACCGACGAGGTGCGCGAAATCGATGTCGAGACGGCGCGCATGACCGAGCCGGATCTTGAGCCGGGCGATGAATTTCTCGTCATCATCGATCCTGTAACCTTTGGCAGGCGTTTGATCACCTCGGCCAAGAGAAGCGGGCGATTTCGGACGAGTTTGAAACGCGCCTCGGCGAGATTGTGATGGGCGATATTCGCCAGATCAGCCGCGGCGATGTTTTTGTAAATGTCGATCGTACAGAAGTCATCCTTCCTAAAAAAGAGCAGATTGAAAACGAACGCTATCGCCGCGGCGATAATATCCGCGCTCTGGTGAAGGAGGTGCGGCGCACCAGCCGCGGCCCCGAAATCATCGTCTCACGCAGCGATCCCAAATTTTTAGTGCGATTATTCGAGCTGGAAGTGCCGGAAATTTACGACGGCATCATTGAAATCAAAGCGGTGGCGCGCCAGCCTGGCGAACGCTCGAAAATTGCAGTGTCGTCAAACGACAAGCGCATCGATGCTGTGGGCGCCTGTGTGGGCATGAAAGGTATTCGCATTCAATCCGTCAGCAAAGAGTTGAATAACGAAAAAGTCGACGTTATTCCGTGGAGTTATGACAAAGAAGTGTTTATTACACGCGCGTTAAGCCCGGCCAAGCCGGTGCGCGTGCTGGTGGATGAGCCGAACAATCGCGCGGTGGCCGTGTTGCCGGATGATCAAGTGTCTCTCGGCATTGGCCGCGGCGGACAAAATCGCCGCCTGACCAGCAAGTTAACCGGCGTCGAAATCGAGATCATGAAGGAATCCGAATATCGCAAGATGATCGAAGAGCAGCGCGGCAAGGAGACGCCGATCGATAATATTGATGGCTTGAGCCAGGCGATGTTGGGCAAATTGAAAGATGCCGGACTCGAAACGGTGAGTGATGTTTTGGGAATCGGCGAGCAGGGTTTGAGAAATATCAAAGGCATCGGCGAGAAAACCGCGCTTAAAATCTGGACCTTGGTCAACGGCGGCGAAGTCGAGGCCGCTGAAGGTGCGGCTGACGCGGGGGAGGACGAAGCCGCTGAAGACAGTGAAGCCTCGGATAATGAAATCCATGGCGCAGACGAAGAAATCGCAGAAGAGGAATCCACCTCGGACGAGGAAGAATCCGAAACAGCGGAGGTTGCGGCAGAGGAGTCTGAAGACAACGAATCACGCAACGAGCCGGCTTCCGCCAACGCGTAACACAAAAGCAACACTGACGATAGTTTTATTGTTTTTATATCATGCGGTGCATCAGCAGAATCACAACAGCATTTCACAAATTAGCTTCTAATTCATAGGGTATGGTAGTGACGACAAAACGTAGAGTGCATCAAGTCGCGAAGGAGTTCAATATCTCCAACGAGGCCCTCATCGGTTTTTTGACGGAGTTGGATTTTTCCGTACAAAGCCCGATGACTGCCTTGACCGATGAGATGTATGAACAGGTTCTGCGGAAATACAAAAAGGAACCTGTCAAGAAAGATGCCGACTACGAATTCCGCAAGCAAATTCGCGACAAAAAGCTTGAGGAGGAGAAAGAGCGCGCCAAGGCGCGGCATGATTTGGAAGAACGCATGCGCGTCGCCACCAAGTTGATGGAAAAGCGCACCCCGCGGGAATCCGCGAAAGAAAAAGAAGCGGCGACGGCCGAAACCACCGCGCGTAAACCGGTGCGGCGAAGAACAGCGGCCAAGCCGGTTGACGGCAAGCCCGTGGACGTTGGACCGGCTTCTGCTCCAGTCGAAGCACGCCTTGAACCCAAGCATGTGCCGACGTTGCAGGAAACGATCGTCTCGTTGATTCCTGAGGAAGATCTCCATCCGACCGCCCCGCACACGCACGCGGAACCGCCGGTGTCGAAGGTGACTGTCGTCACAACGCCTGCACCGACCGCGAAAGACGAAAAAGCTTCGGAAGAAACCAGCGAAGCGGCCAAGAAACGCAAGAAGCGCAGACGCCGGAAAAAGAAAGACAAGGCAGCGCCGCTCGAGGGGGAAGGCGTTGTGGCGGACGTGAAAGATCGCGCGCGAGAGAAGGCGCGTCATCCGCTCCAAACGCGTGAAGATGAAAATCGCGGCCAGGTACGCAAGGGCAAGAAAAAGAAAAAGCGCAAAATCAGCGATCAAGAGATCGAAGAGTCGATTCGCCAGACGCTTGCGGCGATGGAGGGCGGCGGTAAGCCCAAAGCCCGGCGCCGTCGCATCCACACCGAAGATGGCGAGCTTGTGGCAGAAGATGAAAACAAGCTTAGCGTGCCGGAGTTTATCTCGGCTTCCGATCTTGCCAAGTTAATGGAAGTCGATCCCAGTGAAGTCATTCGCAAGTGCATCGCACTCGGCATTATCGTGTCGATCAATCAGCGCTTGGACGCGGACACCATCGTCACGGTCGCCGATGAGTTCGGCTTCGATGCCGAGATTGTACAAGAATATGGCACCGAAACGCTGGAAGAGAAAGTCGAAGGTGATGATCCGCAGGATTTGGTAAGCCGGCCCCCGGTGGTGACCATCATGGGTCACGTCGATCATGGTAAAACCTCGTTGCTGGATTATATTCGTGAGAGCAATATCGTCTCGCGCGAATCCGGTGGCATCACGCAGCATATCGGCGCGTATGAAGTTGAATTCAACGGGCGCTTGATCTCGTTTCTGGACACGCCCGGCCACGAGGCGTTTACCGCCATGCGAGCGCGCGGCGCGAAAGCGACGGATGTCGTCGTGCTGGTGGTGGCCGCGGATGACGGCGTGCAACAGCAAACGCTCGAGGCCATTAGTCACGCGCGCGCGGCGGGCGTGCCAATTGTCATCGCCATCAATAAAATTGACAAACCGAACGCGAATCCGGATACCATCAAACAGCAACTTTCACAGCACGGCATTTTGGTGGAAAGTTGGGGCGGTAAATATCAATCAGCCGAGCTTTCTGCCAAAACCGGCGTGGGCGTCGATCATTTGTTGGAATTGGTTTTGTTGGAAGCCGATATTCTTGACCTCAAAGCTAATCCCAAACGCCACGCCCGCGGCGTTGTGATTGAGGCCGAATTGGACAAGGGCAAAGGCCCGGTGGCTACGGTCTTAGTGCAAACCGGAACGCTGCGCGTCGGCGATCCTTACATTGCCGGCCATTTTCACGGAAAGGTGCGCGCGATGTATGACGAACAAGGTCGCCGCT from Cytophagia bacterium CHB2 includes:
- a CDS encoding type II toxin-antitoxin system HicB family antitoxin, whose amino-acid sequence is MKYTIVLRQSEEGYRVSCPALPGCWSQGATEEEAINNIRDAIQEYLAAITDSVK
- the asnS gene encoding asparagine--tRNA ligase, translating into MIPAHINRDKIYIANIGEHAGKEVKLHGWLYNSRHKGKLWFLLLRDGTGVIQCVVSLQDVGEEIFSRCEKLSQESSFVVTGTVREDKRAPGGYELLTKNIEIVHIAQDYPITPKEHGDTFLMDHRHLWLRSSRQHAILRVRHTIIKAIRDFFDGQGFTLLDAPIFTPAACEGTTTLFETDYFGEKAYLTQSGQLYMEPGCMAFGKVYCFGPTFRAEKSKTRRHLTEFWMVEPEVAYMDLEGDMQLAEHFVEFIVQRVLETRREELKVLERDTSKLENVVRPFPRLSYDEAAKMLTTPEAIAYAKEREAPPFQPGSDLGGADESFLTEKFDKPIMVHRYPAAVKAFYMKNDPEQPDKALAVDVLAPEGYGEIIGGGQREDDLDTLEAKIKAHDLPLEAFRWYLDVRRYGSVPHAGFGLGVERTVSWICGLHHVRETIPFARLMHRLYP
- a CDS encoding acylphosphatase, whose product is MKKCVHLYIRGMVQGVGFRYYVNKCARRHYLKGWVKNLADGQVEVMAEGDELELQEFVSDMKKGSRFSTVEEVQVEWLPATNQFKHFDIVD
- a CDS encoding adenine phosphoribosyltransferase — encoded protein: MNALERYIRTVQDFPKPGIGFKDITTLLKEPEPFKMVIDEFVARFGKQGVQKVVGIEARGFIFGAPLALHLNAGFVPARKPKKLPAQTLRAEYQLEYGTDALELHVDAINKGEKVVVIDDLLATGGTAAAAAQLVEQLGGQIAGLGFLIELDFLNGRRKLEKYAVHSLIHVASE
- a CDS encoding tetratricopeptide repeat protein, with translation MLKPQKKLNKRELKQDKLVIAWFKATDYLTHHVSEILIGLGALAALIAIIVWYNYDTQQREQEASVLLAHGKSAYESQLYSAAIDSLVKLVNNYGGTPSAATGTIYLANAFMQKKEFEFAEKYFKAYLDDYGSDPILSAAAAAGIAATFDERGNYAEAAKLYEKTAKDYHNSYRVPELLMHAARCYQLANQAEAAHRVLAQLLEKHPKSKFEEDAKMLQAELRS
- a CDS encoding ribosome maturation factor RimP, whose protein sequence is MEHLRERLLPIITPIVTQQFGVDLIEVELKGSKANMVVRIIVDADGGVKLETCAAVNRAIGDALDTTDVMPGRYRLEVSSPGIDRPLRTPRDFQRNLGRAVHLRYHDKDETKETEGVIERVSDAGVSLETTPGTLTIPFPAIDYGKVIIKW
- the nusA gene encoding transcription termination factor NusA, producing MGDIRQISRGDVFVNVDRTEVILPKKEQIENERYRRGDNIRALVKEVRRTSRGPEIIVSRSDPKFLVRLFELEVPEIYDGIIEIKAVARQPGERSKIAVSSNDKRIDAVGACVGMKGIRIQSVSKELNNEKVDVIPWSYDKEVFITRALSPAKPVRVLVDEPNNRAVAVLPDDQVSLGIGRGGQNRRLTSKLTGVEIEIMKESEYRKMIEEQRGKETPIDNIDGLSQAMLGKLKDAGLETVSDVLGIGEQGLRNIKGIGEKTALKIWTLVNGGEVEAAEGAADAGEDEAAEDSEASDNEIHGADEEIAEEESTSDEEESETAEVAAEESEDNESRNEPASANA
- the infB gene encoding translation initiation factor IF-2, with the protein product MVVTTKRRVHQVAKEFNISNEALIGFLTELDFSVQSPMTALTDEMYEQVLRKYKKEPVKKDADYEFRKQIRDKKLEEEKERAKARHDLEERMRVATKLMEKRTPRESAKEKEAATAETTARKPVRRRTAAKPVDGKPVDVGPASAPVEARLEPKHVPTLQETIVSLIPEEDLHPTAPHTHAEPPVSKVTVVTTPAPTAKDEKASEETSEAAKKRKKRRRRKKKDKAAPLEGEGVVADVKDRAREKARHPLQTREDENRGQVRKGKKKKKRKISDQEIEESIRQTLAAMEGGGKPKARRRRIHTEDGELVAEDENKLSVPEFISASDLAKLMEVDPSEVIRKCIALGIIVSINQRLDADTIVTVADEFGFDAEIVQEYGTETLEEKVEGDDPQDLVSRPPVVTIMGHVDHGKTSLLDYIRESNIVSRESGGITQHIGAYEVEFNGRLISFLDTPGHEAFTAMRARGAKATDVVVLVVAADDGVQQQTLEAISHARAAGVPIVIAINKIDKPNANPDTIKQQLSQHGILVESWGGKYQSAELSAKTGVGVDHLLELVLLEADILDLKANPKRHARGVVIEAELDKGKGPVATVLVQTGTLRVGDPYIAGHFHGKVRAMYDEQGRRLHEAPPSKPVRVVGFSGVPSAGDTLVVMNSELEAREISLKRQQLKRAQEFRKTQHITLDQLSKKIKEGEVKELRAIVKADFDGSVEALSDSLLKLSTNEVAVNVIHKGVGGISETDVLLAAASDAVIFGFHVRATQQAREIAERESVDIRSYKIIYDAVNDVKAALEGMLEPEISEEITSSIAVRETFKVPKAGTVAGCYVQTGKVHRSDNVKLYRNDKLIFEGKIASLKRFKDDVREVAAGFECGIKLEGYDDIHVGDVLESFQIVKTKRTLAAAA